The Priestia aryabhattai genome contains a region encoding:
- a CDS encoding CTP synthase, with translation MTKYIFVTGGVVSSLGKGITAASLGRLLKNRGLNVTIQKFDPYINVDPGTMSPYQHGEVFVTDDGAETDLDLGHYERFIDINLNRYSNVTTGKVYSTVLKKERRGDYLGGTVQVIPHITNEIKERVFRAGKETNADVVITEIGGTVGDIESLPFLEAIRQIKSDIGRDNVMYIHCTLVPYLKAAGEMKTKPTQHSVKELRSLGIQPNVIVVRTEMPISEDMKDKLALFCDIDPKAVIECADAETLYEIPLSLQEQHLDQITCDHLKLDCKEAEMTEWKALVEKVKGLSNTTKIALVGKYVELQDAYISVVEAMKHAGYAFDADVNIKWVNSEFVTKENAQDLLGDVDGILVPGGFGDRGIEGKIVATQYAREQKVPFLGICLGMQLASVEFARNVLGLEGAHSAEIAPETNYPIIDLLPEQKDVEDLGGTLRLGLYPCKLSEDTLAYEAYQDEVVYERHRHRYEFNNEYRQQMEEKGFIFSGTSPDGRLVEIVELKDHPWFLASQFHPEFTSRPTRPQPLFKEFIRASMESSQNK, from the coding sequence ATGACAAAGTATATTTTCGTAACAGGCGGTGTTGTATCATCTCTAGGAAAAGGGATTACAGCAGCTTCTTTAGGCCGTTTATTAAAAAACCGTGGGTTGAACGTAACGATTCAAAAGTTCGATCCATACATTAACGTAGACCCGGGAACAATGAGTCCATACCAACACGGTGAGGTATTCGTAACGGATGACGGCGCGGAAACAGACTTAGACTTAGGTCACTATGAGCGTTTTATCGATATCAACTTAAATCGCTACAGCAATGTAACAACAGGTAAAGTATATTCAACAGTATTGAAAAAAGAGCGTCGCGGTGATTATTTAGGCGGAACAGTTCAGGTTATTCCGCACATCACAAATGAAATTAAAGAACGCGTTTTCCGTGCAGGTAAAGAAACAAACGCAGATGTTGTTATTACTGAAATCGGCGGAACGGTAGGAGATATTGAATCACTTCCTTTCCTAGAAGCTATCCGTCAAATCAAAAGCGATATTGGCCGTGACAACGTTATGTATATCCACTGTACACTTGTGCCATATTTAAAAGCGGCTGGTGAAATGAAAACAAAACCAACACAGCATAGTGTAAAAGAATTACGCAGCTTAGGTATTCAGCCAAATGTTATCGTTGTTCGTACGGAAATGCCAATTTCTGAAGATATGAAAGACAAGCTAGCTTTATTCTGTGACATTGATCCAAAAGCGGTTATTGAGTGTGCAGACGCTGAAACATTATATGAAATTCCACTATCTCTACAAGAGCAGCACCTAGATCAAATCACATGCGATCACTTGAAATTAGATTGCAAAGAAGCAGAAATGACTGAGTGGAAAGCACTGGTTGAGAAAGTAAAAGGACTTTCAAATACAACAAAAATTGCATTGGTTGGTAAGTATGTAGAGCTTCAAGATGCTTATATTTCTGTCGTAGAAGCAATGAAACATGCTGGATATGCATTCGATGCAGATGTAAACATCAAGTGGGTAAACTCAGAATTTGTAACAAAAGAAAATGCTCAAGATTTACTTGGTGATGTAGATGGTATCTTAGTTCCAGGTGGATTTGGTGATCGTGGAATTGAAGGTAAAATTGTGGCAACACAATATGCACGTGAGCAAAAGGTTCCATTCTTAGGTATTTGCTTAGGTATGCAGCTGGCATCAGTTGAGTTTGCGCGTAATGTATTAGGCTTAGAAGGCGCACATTCAGCAGAAATTGCACCTGAAACAAATTATCCAATTATCGACTTATTACCAGAACAAAAAGACGTAGAAGACCTAGGCGGTACACTACGTTTAGGACTGTACCCTTGTAAATTGTCTGAAGATACGCTTGCATATGAAGCATATCAAGATGAAGTGGTATATGAGCGTCATCGTCACCGTTATGAATTTAATAACGAATACCGTCAACAAATGGAAGAGAAAGGCTTTATCTTCTCTGGTACAAGCCCAGATGGCCGTTTAGTTGAAATTGTAGAGCTAAAAGACCACCCATGGTTCTTGGCTTCACAATTCCACCCAGAGTTCACATCTCGTCCAACAAGACCGCAACCATTGTTCAAAGAATTTATTCGCGCATCAATGGAGTCAAGCCAAAACAAATAA
- a CDS encoding DUF2529 family protein, which produces MLKIFTTQLSGFFKRIEEQEEFQFEDAARILAQASVGEGFIYIYGVEEMHAITLEALSSAEPLSQTKALPLNELDQLTSVDRVLLVSRFSTDNKAVEIAERLKERDIPFVSIAAVPKEIADPSLTALADAHIDTKLLKPLIPEEDGSRFGFPAMMVALYAYYGLIFTLKEIVEEYE; this is translated from the coding sequence ATGCTTAAAATTTTCACAACTCAACTTTCAGGTTTTTTTAAACGAATTGAAGAACAAGAAGAATTCCAATTTGAAGATGCTGCGCGTATTTTAGCACAGGCCTCTGTCGGAGAAGGATTTATTTATATTTATGGTGTAGAAGAAATGCACGCCATTACACTTGAAGCACTCAGTAGTGCAGAACCTTTAAGTCAGACAAAAGCTTTACCTTTAAATGAATTAGATCAGCTGACTAGCGTCGATCGCGTACTGCTTGTCTCTCGATTTTCAACAGATAACAAAGCAGTGGAAATAGCTGAACGTTTAAAAGAACGGGATATTCCATTTGTCAGCATTGCTGCTGTCCCTAAAGAAATAGCCGACCCTTCTTTAACAGCACTCGCAGACGCTCATATTGATACAAAATTGTTAAAGCCGCTTATTCCTGAAGAAGACGGCTCAAGATTTGGTTTTCCAGCAATGATGGTCGCTTTATACGCGTACTACGGTTTAATTTTCACATTAAAAGAAATCGTAGAAGAATATGAATAA
- a CDS encoding response regulator, translating into MLAEKILIVDDQYGIRILLTEVLQKEGYTTFQAANGFQAIDITKEQAPDLVLLDMKIPGMDGIEILKRLKQHDETIKVIIMTAYGELDMIQEAKDLGALTHFAKPFDIDEIRKVVREYIPVKSN; encoded by the coding sequence ATATTGGCAGAGAAAATTTTAATTGTTGATGATCAGTATGGTATACGTATTTTATTAACGGAAGTGCTACAAAAAGAAGGCTATACGACATTTCAAGCGGCGAACGGCTTCCAGGCGATTGATATTACAAAAGAGCAAGCACCGGATCTTGTCTTATTAGATATGAAAATTCCAGGAATGGATGGAATCGAAATTTTAAAAAGGTTAAAGCAGCACGATGAAACGATTAAAGTCATCATTATGACCGCTTATGGTGAATTGGATATGATTCAAGAAGCAAAAGATTTAGGAGCCTTAACACACTTTGCAAAACCATTTGATATTGATGAAATCCGAAAAGTTGTTAGGGAATATATACCAGTAAAGTCGAATTAA
- a CDS encoding class II fructose-bisphosphate aldolase, with protein MPLVSMKEMLITAKEQGYAVGQFNLNNLEFTQAILQAAKEENSPVILGVSEGAARYMGGFKTVVAMVEALIEDYDVQVPVAIHLDHGSSFESCAKAIHAGFTSVMIDASHHPFEENIEITSKVVELAHFHGVSVEAELGTVGGQEDDVIAEGVIYADANECEELVNRTGIDCLAPALGSVHGPYKGEPNLGFAEMKEIGDRTGLPLVLHGGTGIPTKDIQKAVSLGTAKINVNTENQIASAKTVREVLAAQPEQYDPRKYLGPARDAIKETVQGKMREFGSSNKA; from the coding sequence ATGCCTTTAGTATCAATGAAAGAAATGCTTATTACAGCAAAAGAACAAGGCTATGCAGTAGGTCAATTTAACTTAAATAACTTAGAGTTTACTCAAGCTATTCTTCAAGCAGCAAAAGAAGAAAACTCTCCAGTTATTCTTGGTGTATCTGAAGGTGCAGCACGCTACATGGGCGGTTTCAAAACTGTTGTAGCAATGGTTGAAGCTCTAATCGAAGATTACGACGTTCAAGTACCAGTTGCAATTCACTTAGACCACGGTTCAAGCTTTGAATCATGTGCAAAAGCAATCCACGCTGGATTCACTTCTGTAATGATCGATGCTTCTCACCACCCATTTGAGGAAAACATTGAAATTACTTCTAAAGTAGTTGAACTAGCTCACTTCCACGGAGTATCTGTAGAAGCAGAACTAGGAACTGTTGGTGGACAAGAAGACGACGTTATTGCTGAGGGCGTTATCTATGCAGATGCTAACGAGTGTGAAGAACTTGTTAACCGCACAGGTATCGATTGCTTAGCTCCAGCATTAGGATCAGTTCACGGACCATACAAAGGTGAACCAAACCTAGGTTTTGCTGAAATGAAAGAAATCGGAGATCGTACAGGTTTACCATTAGTTCTACACGGTGGAACTGGTATCCCAACAAAAGATATCCAAAAAGCAGTTTCTTTAGGTACTGCTAAAATCAACGTAAACACTGAAAACCAAATTGCTTCAGCTAAAACTGTTCGTGAAGTATTAGCTGCGCAACCTGAACAATATGATCCACGTAAATACTTAGGACCTGCTCGCGATGCAATCAAAGAAACGGTTCAAGGTAAAATGCGTGAATTCGGTTCTTCTAACAAAGCATAA
- the fsa gene encoding fructose-6-phosphate aldolase — protein sequence MKFFIDTANLDEIKEAHSLGLLAGVTTNPSLVAKENITFEERLREITEFVEGSVSAEVIALDSEGMIREGKELAAIAPNITIKVPMTPDGLKAVKEFTSLGIKTNVTLIFSANQALMAARAGATYVSPFLGRLDDIGFNGLDLISDIADIFAIHDIPSEIIAASIRHPMHVTEAAKNGAHIATIPYKVLMQLFKHPLTNAGIEQFLADWEKRNV from the coding sequence ATGAAGTTTTTTATTGATACGGCTAATTTAGACGAAATTAAGGAAGCGCATTCATTAGGTTTGTTAGCGGGGGTTACAACAAATCCTAGTTTAGTAGCTAAAGAGAACATCACGTTTGAAGAGCGTCTTCGTGAAATTACAGAGTTTGTCGAAGGATCTGTAAGTGCAGAAGTGATTGCGCTTGATTCAGAAGGCATGATTCGTGAAGGAAAAGAGCTTGCTGCGATTGCGCCGAATATTACAATCAAGGTACCGATGACTCCAGATGGTTTAAAAGCAGTAAAAGAATTTACTAGTTTAGGTATTAAGACAAACGTTACGCTTATTTTCTCAGCTAACCAAGCTTTAATGGCAGCAAGAGCAGGTGCTACTTACGTATCGCCTTTCTTGGGAAGATTGGACGATATTGGTTTTAATGGCCTTGATTTAATCTCAGATATCGCAGATATTTTTGCGATTCATGACATTCCATCAGAAATTATTGCAGCATCTATTCGTCATCCGATGCACGTAACAGAAGCTGCAAAAAATGGAGCACATATTGCGACAATTCCTTACAAAGTTTTAATGCAATTGTTCAAACATCCGTTAACAAATGCAGGAATTGAACAATTTTTGGCAGATTGGGAAAAACGAAATGTCTAA
- a CDS encoding UDP-N-acetylglucosamine 1-carboxyvinyltransferase — protein sequence MEKLKIQGGFTLSGSVRVSGAKNSAVALIPATILAESPVTIEGLPDISDVQLLGDLVEEIGGKVTIDNDELTVDPSGMVAMPLPNGKVKKLRASYYLMGAMLGRFKKAVVGLPGGCYLGPRPIDQHIKGFEALGAKVTNEQGAIYIRADELIGARIYLDVVSVGATINIMLAAVRAKGRTVIENAAKEPEIIDVATLLTSMGARIKGAGTDVIRIDGVDQLKGCRHSIIPDRIEAGTYMIMGASMGKEVVVDNVIPQHLESLTAKMREMGIHIETSSDQILVATRQLLKPVDIKTLVYPGFPTDLQQPFTTLLTRASGTSVVTDTIYGARFKHIDELRRMNASVKVEGRSAIINGPIHLQGARVKASDLRAGAALVTAGLMAKGITEVTGLEHIDRGYSHLVDKLSDLGAMIWREEMTQEEIEQFQNS from the coding sequence ATGGAAAAGTTAAAAATACAAGGTGGCTTTACCTTAAGTGGATCCGTCCGCGTCAGTGGTGCTAAAAATAGTGCCGTTGCGCTTATTCCAGCAACAATTTTAGCCGAGTCACCTGTTACAATTGAAGGTCTGCCCGATATTTCAGACGTGCAGTTATTAGGGGATTTAGTTGAAGAAATTGGTGGGAAAGTAACCATTGATAACGACGAATTAACAGTAGATCCATCCGGAATGGTTGCAATGCCTTTACCGAACGGGAAAGTAAAAAAATTACGCGCTTCTTATTATTTAATGGGGGCGATGTTGGGACGCTTTAAAAAAGCGGTAGTTGGGCTTCCAGGAGGCTGTTACCTTGGTCCTAGACCAATTGATCAGCACATTAAAGGCTTTGAAGCTCTTGGCGCTAAAGTAACAAATGAGCAAGGAGCTATTTACATTCGAGCTGATGAACTGATTGGTGCTCGAATTTATTTAGACGTTGTTAGTGTAGGAGCAACAATCAATATTATGCTCGCTGCTGTAAGAGCAAAAGGGCGTACTGTTATTGAGAATGCTGCTAAAGAGCCTGAAATTATTGATGTAGCTACGTTACTCACAAGTATGGGTGCCCGTATTAAAGGTGCAGGTACGGACGTTATTCGAATTGATGGAGTAGATCAATTAAAAGGATGCCGTCATTCCATCATTCCAGACCGAATTGAAGCAGGCACATATATGATCATGGGAGCGAGTATGGGAAAAGAAGTTGTTGTTGACAACGTTATCCCTCAGCATCTGGAGTCATTAACGGCTAAAATGCGTGAAATGGGTATTCATATCGAAACAAGCTCAGATCAGATTCTTGTAGCGACTCGTCAGCTGTTGAAGCCCGTAGATATTAAAACCTTAGTATATCCAGGTTTTCCAACCGATTTACAGCAGCCATTTACGACTCTTCTAACAAGAGCGTCTGGTACAAGCGTTGTGACGGATACAATTTACGGTGCAAGGTTTAAGCATATTGACGAGCTGAGACGAATGAATGCATCCGTTAAGGTAGAAGGACGTTCTGCTATTATTAATGGTCCCATTCACTTACAAGGTGCACGTGTAAAAGCGTCGGACTTACGAGCAGGAGCAGCTCTCGTAACCGCTGGCTTAATGGCCAAAGGGATTACAGAAGTAACGGGTTTAGAGCACATTGACCGAGGTTATAGTCATTTAGTAGACAAGCTATCGGATTTAGGGGCAATGATTTGGCGTGAAGAGATGACTCAAGAGGAAATTGAGCAATTTCAAAATTCATAG
- the rho gene encoding transcription termination factor Rho: MNLTLSSLENMKLKELYEHAREYKVSYYSKLTKKELVFAILKAQAEQDGLLFMEGVLEIIQSEGFGFLRPINYSPSSEDIYISASQIRRFDLRNGDKVSGKVRPPKENERYYGLLHVEAVNGEDPETSKDRVHFPALTPIYPNEQMLLETQPRSFSTRIIDLISPIGFGQRGLIVAPPKAGKTMLLKEIANSITTNHPDAELIVLLIDERPEEVTDIERSVDGDVVSSTFDEVPENHIKVAELVLERAMRLVEHKKDVVILMDSITRLARAYNLVIPPSGRTLSGGIDPAAFHRPKRFFGAARNIEDGGSLTILATALIDTGSRMDDVIYEEFKGTGNMELHLDRSLAEKRIFPAIDIRRSGTRKEELLIPKEHLDHLWAIRKSMADAPDFAEKFLKRLRQTKTNEEFFSMLTEEKKTLLANKR, from the coding sequence ATGAACTTAACATTATCCAGTTTAGAAAATATGAAATTAAAAGAGCTATATGAACATGCTCGTGAGTATAAAGTTTCGTACTATAGTAAATTAACGAAAAAAGAACTTGTCTTTGCTATTTTAAAGGCTCAAGCTGAACAAGATGGGCTTTTATTTATGGAAGGCGTTCTTGAAATTATTCAGTCAGAAGGATTCGGTTTCTTACGACCAATTAACTATTCACCGAGTTCAGAAGACATTTATATCTCAGCTTCACAAATTCGTCGCTTCGATCTGCGTAATGGAGACAAGGTATCGGGAAAAGTTCGTCCTCCGAAAGAAAATGAGCGCTACTACGGATTATTGCATGTAGAAGCAGTAAACGGAGAAGACCCAGAAACGTCAAAAGATCGCGTGCATTTTCCAGCACTAACGCCGATTTATCCAAATGAGCAAATGCTGCTGGAAACTCAGCCAAGAAGTTTCTCTACGCGTATTATTGACTTGATTTCACCGATTGGATTTGGGCAAAGGGGACTAATTGTTGCGCCGCCAAAAGCAGGTAAAACGATGCTGTTAAAAGAAATTGCGAATAGCATTACAACGAATCATCCTGATGCGGAATTGATTGTCCTTCTTATTGATGAGCGTCCTGAGGAAGTGACGGACATTGAACGTTCGGTTGATGGTGATGTTGTAAGTTCTACATTTGACGAAGTGCCAGAAAACCACATTAAAGTAGCGGAGCTTGTCCTTGAACGTGCGATGAGATTAGTCGAACATAAAAAAGATGTTGTCATTTTGATGGACAGCATCACAAGACTTGCTCGTGCTTATAACTTAGTTATTCCACCGAGCGGTCGTACACTATCAGGGGGTATTGACCCGGCTGCTTTTCACCGTCCAAAACGATTCTTCGGAGCTGCTCGTAACATTGAAGATGGAGGCAGCTTAACCATTCTAGCAACAGCCTTAATTGATACAGGCTCTCGTATGGATGATGTTATTTATGAAGAATTTAAAGGTACAGGTAACATGGAACTGCATCTAGATCGTTCACTAGCTGAAAAACGTATCTTCCCTGCAATTGACATTCGTCGCTCCGGCACACGTAAAGAAGAGCTGTTAATTCCAAAAGAGCATTTAGACCACTTATGGGCAATTCGTAAATCAATGGCAGATGCTCCTGATTTTGCAGAAAAATTCTTAAAACGTTTACGTCAAACAAAGACAAATGAAGAGTTCTTTTCGATGTTAACGGAAGAGAAAAAAACGCTTTTAGCAAATAAACGATAA
- the rpmE gene encoding 50S ribosomal protein L31, with translation MKTGIHPNYKTVMVKCTCGNEFESGSVKEEIRVETCSECHPFYTGRQKFAEAGGRVDRFNKKYGLK, from the coding sequence ATGAAAACAGGAATTCATCCAAACTATAAAACAGTTATGGTTAAATGTACTTGCGGAAACGAATTTGAAAGTGGTTCTGTAAAAGAAGAGATCCGCGTTGAGACTTGTTCTGAATGTCACCCATTCTACACTGGTCGTCAAAAATTCGCTGAAGCTGGTGGCCGTGTTGATCGCTTCAACAAAAAATACGGTCTTAAATAA
- a CDS encoding thymidine kinase codes for MKQSGWIEVICGSMFSGKSEELIRRVRRTQFAKQKAQVFKPAIDNRYSEEAVVSHNGTSVMAYSISASRDILKRVNEEIDVVAIDEVQFFDTDILEIVQSLADQGFRVIVAGLDQDFKGEPFGQMPQLMAIAESVTKLQAVCASCGSPASRTQRLINGEPASYDDPIILVGASESYEPRCRHCHVVQKSKGQAVSVDSSEMVEK; via the coding sequence ATGAAACAAAGCGGTTGGATAGAAGTAATTTGTGGCAGTATGTTTTCAGGGAAATCAGAAGAGTTGATTCGACGTGTGCGCCGTACGCAGTTTGCTAAACAAAAAGCACAAGTATTCAAGCCTGCAATTGATAATCGATATAGTGAAGAAGCTGTCGTTTCACATAATGGTACATCTGTTATGGCTTACTCAATCTCGGCATCGCGCGATATTTTAAAGCGAGTAAATGAAGAGATAGACGTAGTAGCGATAGACGAAGTACAGTTTTTTGACACAGATATTTTAGAAATTGTTCAATCTTTAGCAGATCAAGGCTTTCGTGTGATTGTAGCAGGGTTAGATCAAGACTTCAAAGGCGAACCATTTGGACAAATGCCGCAGCTGATGGCTATTGCAGAATCGGTAACAAAGCTACAGGCCGTGTGCGCTTCATGTGGCTCTCCTGCGAGCCGTACGCAGCGTTTGATTAATGGTGAGCCTGCTTCTTATGACGACCCTATTATTTTAGTCGGTGCGTCTGAATCGTACGAACCAAGATGTCGTCATTGCCATGTTGTGCAAAAGTCTAAAGGACAAGCTGTGTCTGTGGACTCAAGTGAAATGGTCGAAAAATAA
- the prfA gene encoding peptide chain release factor 1 — protein MFDRLEAVEARYEKLNELLSDPEIVNNPSKLREYSKEQSDIQQTVAAYQEYKDVKEQLSEAKTMLEDKLDADMRDMVKEEIAELETQQEELVEKLRILLIPKDPNDDKNVIMEVRGAAGGDEAALFAANLYRMYSRFAESQGWKTEVMEATTTGVGGYKEIIFMINGKGAYSKMKFENGAHRVQRVPETESGGRIHTSTATVACLPEAEEVEVDIHEKDIRVDTFASSGPGGQSVNTTMSAVRLTHLPTNTVVSCQDEKSQIKNKEKAMKVLRARVYDKFQREAQAEYDATRKQAVGSGDRSERIRTYNFPQNRVTDHRIGLTIQKLDQILEGKLDEIIDALVMEDQARRMEDSN, from the coding sequence GTGTTTGATCGTTTAGAAGCGGTAGAGGCGCGCTATGAGAAGTTAAACGAACTTCTGAGTGACCCTGAGATCGTAAACAACCCCTCTAAGTTGAGAGAATATTCGAAGGAACAATCAGATATACAACAAACGGTAGCCGCTTATCAGGAATACAAAGATGTAAAAGAGCAGTTATCAGAAGCGAAAACGATGCTTGAAGATAAGCTTGATGCAGATATGCGTGACATGGTAAAAGAAGAAATTGCCGAGTTAGAAACGCAGCAAGAAGAGCTAGTTGAAAAGCTACGTATTTTATTAATTCCAAAAGATCCAAACGATGATAAAAACGTAATCATGGAGGTTCGTGGAGCGGCTGGTGGAGATGAAGCAGCATTATTCGCAGCTAATTTGTACCGCATGTATTCTCGCTTTGCTGAATCACAAGGATGGAAAACAGAAGTAATGGAAGCAACGACTACTGGAGTAGGTGGTTATAAAGAAATTATCTTTATGATTAACGGTAAAGGTGCGTACTCAAAGATGAAATTTGAAAACGGTGCACACCGTGTTCAACGAGTTCCTGAAACAGAATCAGGCGGTCGTATTCATACATCTACAGCAACGGTAGCATGTCTTCCTGAAGCGGAAGAAGTTGAAGTGGACATTCATGAAAAAGACATCCGTGTAGATACATTTGCTTCAAGTGGACCTGGTGGCCAAAGTGTTAATACGACGATGTCAGCAGTTCGTTTAACGCATTTACCAACAAATACAGTGGTATCATGTCAAGATGAAAAGTCTCAAATTAAAAATAAAGAAAAAGCAATGAAAGTATTGCGTGCTCGCGTGTACGACAAGTTCCAGCGAGAAGCACAAGCAGAGTACGATGCAACGCGCAAACAAGCAGTTGGATCAGGAGATCGCTCTGAGCGTATCCGTACGTATAACTTCCCGCAAAATCGCGTAACGGACCACCGTATTGGTCTGACGATTCAAAAGCTAGATCAAATCTTAGAAGGCAAGCTTGATGAAATCATCGATGCATTAGTAATGGAAGACCAAGCACGCCGAATGGAAGATTCGAACTAA
- the prmC gene encoding peptide chain release factor N(5)-glutamine methyltransferase, translating into MKVFEALKWASSFLKEAKRDENAGELLLRHHLQMTRTHLLGALQEELEEETLKRFEQDVHAHKAGMPVQYLIGTEEFYGRSFIVNEHVLIPRPETEELVYGMISRIKKEFQRQLIELVDIGTGSGAIAITLALELDRVGVTATDIAVESLSVAKENAQNLDAAVKFIQGDLLQPFLSSNQKFDVIVSNPPYIPADDELSTVVKDHEPNRALFGGKDGLDFYRRFMEELPYVTKPNSIIGFEVGAGQTKDVAAMLQKTFPAAFVECVYDINGKDRMVFAQLREN; encoded by the coding sequence ATGAAAGTATTTGAAGCCCTTAAGTGGGCTTCTTCTTTTTTGAAAGAGGCAAAGCGAGATGAAAACGCGGGAGAACTCTTGCTTCGCCATCACTTACAGATGACGAGAACTCATTTGCTAGGTGCTCTGCAGGAAGAACTAGAAGAAGAAACCTTAAAAAGATTTGAACAAGATGTCCATGCTCATAAAGCAGGGATGCCTGTACAATATCTAATCGGGACAGAAGAATTTTACGGGCGTTCATTTATTGTAAACGAACATGTATTAATTCCGAGACCTGAAACAGAAGAGCTGGTATACGGAATGATTTCTCGAATAAAAAAAGAATTTCAACGCCAGCTTATTGAGCTTGTAGATATTGGAACAGGAAGTGGGGCAATTGCTATCACTTTAGCGTTGGAGCTTGACAGAGTGGGTGTTACAGCAACAGATATAGCTGTAGAATCTTTAAGTGTAGCCAAGGAAAATGCTCAAAACCTGGACGCTGCTGTCAAGTTTATACAGGGAGATCTATTACAACCATTCCTATCATCGAATCAAAAATTTGATGTGATTGTGTCTAATCCGCCTTATATTCCAGCAGATGACGAATTGTCCACAGTAGTAAAAGATCATGAGCCAAACCGAGCTCTTTTTGGCGGAAAAGATGGTCTGGATTTTTATCGACGTTTTATGGAAGAGTTGCCATACGTGACGAAGCCAAATAGTATTATTGGATTTGAAGTCGGGGCGGGACAGACAAAAGATGTAGCCGCGATGCTACAAAAAACGTTTCCAGCAGCTTTTGTAGAATGTGTATATGATATTAATGGAAAAGATCGAATGGTATTTGCACAACTTCGTGAGAACTAA
- the spoIIR gene encoding stage II sporulation protein R → MKKYAIIYFILLIIGANAQLIYTHNQVQADQPAVIPDEAIRLRILANSDGEKDQYVKRLIRDRVNEQITEWVKDLTSVTVARKTIKENLPALETIAKEVLKEEGVNESVHVKFGKVEFPTKLYGQFLYPAGEYEAVLITLGKGEGANWWCVLFPPLCFLDFSNGEAVKAPEPPEPSEGEPKEEKEKPAASESKPADKTDDTSAESKEPAVKTEIQSATITSDSIQQKAEEPSQPTVSSKEAATKDTSDTVKEETSAKAEKKESKEAEKSVSSKKKAGSKSKEDSVEVKFFVVEWVSSVFN, encoded by the coding sequence ATGAAGAAATATGCTATCATTTATTTTATTTTATTAATTATTGGAGCAAATGCTCAACTTATATATACACACAACCAAGTGCAGGCAGATCAGCCTGCAGTCATTCCAGACGAGGCAATTCGACTGCGCATTCTAGCAAACAGCGACGGTGAAAAAGATCAGTACGTAAAACGTCTGATTCGTGACCGGGTGAACGAACAAATTACAGAATGGGTAAAAGATTTAACGTCTGTAACTGTAGCTCGAAAAACAATTAAAGAAAATTTGCCGGCGCTTGAGACAATTGCGAAAGAAGTGCTCAAAGAAGAAGGCGTAAATGAATCTGTTCATGTTAAATTCGGAAAAGTAGAGTTTCCTACTAAGTTGTACGGTCAGTTTTTATATCCAGCAGGTGAGTATGAAGCAGTGCTTATTACCCTTGGCAAAGGAGAGGGAGCAAACTGGTGGTGTGTGCTATTTCCTCCTTTATGTTTCTTAGATTTCTCAAACGGTGAAGCGGTAAAGGCACCAGAGCCACCAGAGCCATCTGAAGGAGAACCAAAGGAAGAAAAAGAGAAACCAGCAGCTTCTGAATCAAAACCTGCAGACAAAACAGACGACACATCGGCTGAAAGTAAAGAACCCGCAGTGAAAACAGAAATTCAATCTGCAACTATTACATCGGATTCTATTCAGCAGAAAGCTGAGGAACCTTCTCAACCAACAGTATCTTCTAAAGAAGCAGCTACAAAAGATACAAGCGACACAGTAAAGGAAGAAACAAGCGCTAAGGCTGAAAAAAAGGAAAGTAAGGAAGCTGAAAAGTCTGTTTCATCTAAGAAAAAAGCTGGTTCTAAATCAAAAGAAGATTCTGTAGAAGTTAAGTTTTTTGTAGTAGAATGGGTATCGTCAGTATTTAATTAA